In Solanum pennellii chromosome 7, SPENNV200, the following are encoded in one genomic region:
- the LOC107026201 gene encoding pentatricopeptide repeat-containing protein At2g18940, chloroplastic-like, with product MNMKQLMSKRTIEKLSKLKATEILCHFHSKSSIPTSSLPPSTSWTKCRFFQIHNTPIPKFESWSAKRLIHTDTVTDTPEEMVIETEEMVIETEDDITMNDFLSRFVWIMRGKLKQVYPDFEKKTIDEMLLVIVDKVVSELEKGGFDQIVGGKSSDDDFSHDLWKTVWEVSNVVLEDMEKAKRKDKMKNFLQAEQVKEMCRFAGEVGIRGDMLREYRFKWAREKMEETEFYHSLERFKEEEQQQQGTEHGIGESRAEDPKLVTLPKRRGKINYKIYGLDLSDSKWSQVADKIHEAEKIICPQEPKKIDGKCKIITEKLLSLQEEDDYSPLIAEWVQLLQPSRVDWINLLDRLQNRNPSLYLKIAEHVLGEESFETNIRDYSKLIDAHARDNRREDAERIIRKMRENGIVPDILTSTTMVHMYSKAGDLDRAKAAFESLRTQGFLPDMGVYNSMILAYVNAGDPKKGESLMKEMEVRDMKPSKKIYMALLRSFSQHGDANGAQRIATSMQFSGFQPTLESCMLLVEAFGKAGDPDQARQNFDYMIKLGHKPDDRCTATMIAAYEKNNLLDKALNLLIELEIDGFEPGVATYSVLVDWLSKMQLIDEAEQLLDKIAEQGEAPPFKVHISLCDMYARANVEKKALQALGVLEAKQEQLEPEDFERIIWSLIAGGFVQDAQKFQGLMEARGFTVSEQLQVTLMASQTFLRRRPSVR from the exons atgaatatgaagcAACTAATGAGCAAGCGAACTATCGAGAAATTGTCAAAACTCAAAGCTACGGAAATTCTATGTCATTTTCACTCAAAATCCTCAATCCCTACCTCCTCTCTTCCACCGTCCACCAGTTGGACCAAATGCCGATTTTTCCAAATTCACAACACACCAATTCCAAAATTTGAATCTTGGAGTGCTAAAAGATTGATTCACACAGATACAGTTACTGATACACCTGAAGAAATGGTAATTGAGACTGAAGAAATGGTAATTGAGACTGAGGATGATATTACAATGAATGACTTCTTGTCAAGATTTGTTTGGATAATGCGTGGAAAACTCAAGCAAGTATATCcagattttgagaaaaaaactaTTGATGAGATGCTTTTGGTTATTGTTGACAAGGTTGTTTCTGAGCTGGAAAAGGGTGGTTTTGATCAGATTGTTGGAGGTAAGTCGTCGGATGATGATTTTAGTCACGATTTGTGGAAGACAGTGTGGGAGGTGAGTAATGTGGTTTTGGAAGATATGGAGAAAGCAAAAAGGAAGGATAAAATGAAGAACTTTCTTCAAGCTGAGCAAGTTAAGGAGATGTGTAGGTTTGCTGGTGAAGTAGGTATACGTGGAGATATGCTAAGGGAGTATAGGTTCAAATGGGCACGCGAGAAGATGGAGGAGACTGAGTTTTATCACAGTCTTGAACGTTTTAAGGAGGAAGAGCAACAACAACAAGGGACCGAACATGGTATTGGTGAAAGTCGTGCTGAGGACCCTAAACTTGTCACTCTTCCAAAAAGGCGTGGCAAAATTAACTATAAGATTTATGGACTTGATTTGTCCGATTCAAAATGGTCACAAGTGGCTGATAAGATTCATGAGGCTGAGAAAATCATATGCCCTCaagaaccaaaaaaaatagACGGCAAGTGCAAAATTATTACTGAAAAATTACTTTCTTTGCAGGAGGAAGATGATTATTCTCCACTAATAGCAGAATGGGTACAACTTCTCCAGCCTAGCAGGGTAGACTGGATAAATTTACTTGATAGATTGCAGAACCGAAATCCTAGTCTATATTTGAAG ATTGCAGAACATGTGCTTGGTGAAGAGTCATTCGAAACAAACATACGTGACTACTCAAAACTCATTGATGCCCATGCTAGAGATAACCGGCGAGAAGATGCCGAGAGAATTATCCGAAAGATGAGAGAGAATGGAATTGTACCTGATATTCTCACATCAACAACCATGGTTCACATGTACAGCAAAGCAGGTGATCTGGATCGAGCAAAAGCCGCATTTGAGAGCTTGAGAACTCAAGGATTTCTACCAGACATGGGGGTTTACAATTCCATGATCCTAGCCTATGTAAATGCTGGCGACCCGAAGAAAGGTGAATCATTGATGAAGGAAATGGAGGTAAGAGACATGAAACCCTCTAAGAAGATCTATATGGCCCTCCTAAGGTCATTTTCTCAGCATGGTGATGCTAATGGAGCCCAAAGAATAGCAACTTCAATGCAATTTTCAGGATTTCAGCCCACTTTAGAGTCATGTATGTTACTTGTTGAGGCATTTGGAAAAGCGGGTGACCCTGATCAGGCAAGGCAGAATTTTGATTACATGATTAAACTTGGACACAAGCCAGATGATAGATGCACTGCTACCATGATAGCAGCATATGAGAAGAATAACTTGCTGGATAAAGCCTTAAATCTTTTAATAGAGCTTGAGATAGATGGCTTTGAGCCTGGGGTGGCTACTTATTCGGTTTTGGTGGATTGGTTGAGTAAAATGCAACTAATTGATGAAGCTGAACAACTCTTAGATAAAATTGCTGAGCAGGGTGAGGCTCCTCCATTCAAGGTTCATATTAGCCTATGTGACATGTATGCAAGAGCTAATGTTGAGAAAAAGGCTCTTCAAGCTCTTGGAGTTTTGGAGGCAAAACAAGAGCAGTTGGAACCAGAAGATTTCGAGAGGATTATATGGTCACTTATAGCTGGTGGATTTGTACAAGATGCTCAAAAGTTCCAAGGATTGATGGAAGCTCGGGGATTTACAGTGTCTGAGCAACTTCAAGTGACACTCATGGCGTCTCAAACTTTTCTTCGCAGAAGACCATCTGTAAGATAA